The following are encoded together in the Pedobacter sp. D749 genome:
- a CDS encoding cytochrome P460 family protein, with protein MRLIFTAGLFALIILLMTGCKPNTVDRINHGASIASISRLPENPLEMIPMAVSLQPQRKTMSTLYGNGIAAKRLKDGADYAGGSVLYMVTWKGKADPDWFGARIPDRVMAIERISFDQNGQKSYTFFKGPGWNSGLDLKKEERLAIILSIPIAKSP; from the coding sequence ATGAGATTAATATTCACCGCAGGGCTATTTGCCCTGATTATATTGTTGATGACGGGCTGTAAGCCAAATACAGTTGACCGGATCAATCATGGAGCTTCGATAGCAAGCATTTCCAGACTTCCTGAAAATCCTTTGGAAATGATACCAATGGCCGTTAGCCTGCAGCCACAAAGAAAAACAATGTCGACACTTTATGGCAACGGCATTGCCGCAAAACGTTTAAAGGATGGTGCAGATTATGCGGGCGGTTCGGTACTTTACATGGTTACCTGGAAAGGAAAGGCAGATCCTGATTGGTTTGGCGCCCGTATTCCGGATCGCGTAATGGCCATAGAACGTATTTCGTTTGATCAGAACGGACAAAAGAGCTATACCTTTTTTAAAGGACCGGGCTGGAATTCTGGTTTAGACCTGAAAAAGGAGGAAAGGCTGGCCATCATTCTTTCCATACCAATTGCCAAATCGCCTTAA
- a CDS encoding cytidylyltransferase domain-containing protein: MSNYSITALISIPQEAGYFFPDRHFQYICGNPLYKVMIDKLEAIPQIDKIIVNTDSGTIKTYQSRSGKVRVISVYKEEPQETELELTSDKVTTEMLKHVEGEHFLQLGPIFPFLKQDTIERAIENYDRYVINKEDRNHDSVFTIRALNRRYFDSDTDIIREDRPNTFLEDGILHLFNRTTFLANGNRKVGKKPDAYIVEEIENLAIDSEENYRIAIYIDEHRNLFRRIFSR, translated from the coding sequence ATGAGCAATTATTCTATTACCGCGCTAATTTCTATTCCTCAAGAGGCCGGGTATTTTTTTCCTGACAGGCATTTCCAATACATTTGCGGTAACCCGCTTTACAAAGTGATGATTGATAAGCTGGAAGCCATACCACAGATTGATAAGATCATTGTGAATACAGACTCTGGCACCATTAAAACCTATCAAAGCCGTTCTGGGAAAGTGAGAGTGATTAGCGTTTACAAAGAAGAACCACAAGAGACCGAACTCGAGCTCACCTCAGATAAGGTAACAACCGAGATGCTGAAACATGTAGAGGGCGAACATTTCCTACAGCTCGGCCCTATTTTCCCATTTTTAAAACAGGATACGATAGAGAGGGCAATTGAAAATTATGATAGATATGTAATCAACAAAGAAGATCGCAACCATGACTCGGTTTTCACCATCAGGGCACTGAACCGAAGATATTTCGACAGCGACACGGATATCATTAGAGAAGACCGTCCAAATACCTTTTTAGAGGATGGCATCTTGCATCTCTTTAACAGAACAACTTTTTTAGCTAACGGCAATCGCAAAGTGGGTAAAAAGCCCGATGCCTATATTGTTGAGGAAATCGAAAACCTGGCTATAGATTCTGAAGAAAACTACAGGATTGCTATTTATATTGACGAGCACCGGAATCTCTTTCGCCGCATTTTTAGCAGATAA
- a CDS encoding LytTR family transcriptional regulator DNA-binding domain-containing protein, whose protein sequence is MLKGRLHLLLFLTISIMVTLISYFSFRYLYNSAAEKLWASKLESGARESREIGRLLEQQLQSGLAQQKVIRNLQQSIENTDTQGEFICMYDKNGIELCHPNPALIGQKIAEGNSMLQSRNGSIPFNEAIAQQKRLGGTRSFPEAKNRSSEIVNIYPVKGSDWIVAAHANIEVLQAELSGLYTQFIICFLTTAVIIIGSCLMLIRQIYGRYEKSVSLEISTLNEKVNTLGSLNEQLAKLQQENAAVSLNPDKETARKRMVTYLKDELIHLDITEIAFFFFDGAAVNIITHNGKKYSTALSLDELMKQLDGDTFYRANRQFIISLNAIKTIYIYGKNQLKIVVSPEPDEIILISKNKVSEFKKWLDR, encoded by the coding sequence ATGTTAAAAGGACGATTACACCTGCTACTTTTTCTTACCATAAGTATTATGGTAACACTGATCAGTTACTTTTCTTTCCGTTACCTTTATAACAGTGCTGCCGAAAAGTTATGGGCCAGCAAACTGGAATCGGGCGCGAGGGAAAGCAGGGAAATTGGACGCTTGCTCGAACAGCAGCTGCAAAGCGGACTTGCGCAGCAAAAGGTGATCCGCAACCTCCAACAAAGCATAGAAAATACCGATACCCAGGGCGAGTTTATCTGTATGTATGATAAAAACGGTATCGAACTTTGTCACCCCAATCCGGCGCTCATCGGCCAGAAAATAGCGGAGGGCAATTCTATGCTTCAATCCCGAAATGGATCAATACCTTTTAATGAAGCCATTGCGCAACAGAAAAGGCTGGGCGGTACACGGAGTTTCCCCGAAGCGAAAAACAGGAGTTCAGAGATCGTAAATATTTATCCGGTTAAGGGCAGCGACTGGATCGTGGCGGCACATGCCAATATCGAAGTACTACAGGCAGAACTATCCGGCCTTTACACACAGTTTATCATTTGTTTTTTAACCACTGCGGTCATTATCATCGGCAGCTGTTTAATGCTGATCAGGCAGATTTATGGCCGGTATGAAAAATCGGTTTCATTAGAGATCAGTACCCTGAATGAAAAAGTGAATACTTTGGGTAGCTTAAATGAACAACTGGCCAAACTGCAACAGGAAAATGCGGCAGTTTCTTTAAACCCGGACAAGGAAACTGCCCGTAAAAGGATGGTAACGTATTTAAAAGACGAACTGATCCACCTTGATATCACTGAGATAGCTTTTTTCTTTTTCGATGGTGCTGCTGTTAATATCATTACACACAATGGTAAAAAGTACTCCACCGCATTAAGCCTTGATGAGTTAATGAAACAGCTTGATGGAGATACCTTTTACCGTGCAAATAGGCAGTTTATTATTAGTCTTAACGCTATCAAAACCATTTATATTTATGGCAAAAACCAACTGAAAATTGTGGTTTCGCCAGAGCCCGATGAAATAATATTGATTAGTAAAAACAAGGTATCGGAATTTAAAAAATGGCTTGACAGGTAA
- a CDS encoding sensor histidine kinase, whose translation MALFIFGTARNYSESGESEFREFFYYGLCHLIFQIAGSNFIYYVLIRKYFDLKKYVLFSVYLLSATYVLGVSNRIFIVHLAEPFFANYPKNSIIEIVTDIEYLLICYIIPFLSGAFIFISVKYILRYNSEKQNTVQLQKEKAELELKALKSQLNPHFLFNTLNNIYSLSIVNSSYTSESISRLSDILDYVLYKGQQRLVMISDELSIIDAYIELEKLRYDERLHITQFQNIKFPNFVPPLLYLSLVENAFKHGAEKTSGNIDIRISVVTGHDHSIFKVENSAFKKDSGNREKTGIGLKNIEKQLQSYYSDQYSMKITDKSNWFAIEIIIPGNHD comes from the coding sequence TTGGCGTTATTCATATTTGGCACCGCCAGGAACTACAGCGAGTCTGGAGAGTCTGAATTTAGAGAGTTTTTTTATTACGGCCTTTGCCACCTCATATTTCAAATAGCCGGTTCCAATTTTATATATTACGTTCTGATACGGAAATATTTCGACCTTAAAAAATACGTTCTGTTTTCGGTTTATCTTCTGTCGGCTACCTATGTATTAGGGGTATCAAACCGCATCTTCATTGTACATTTAGCTGAGCCTTTTTTCGCCAATTATCCAAAGAATAGTATCATAGAGATCGTGACGGACATCGAGTACCTCCTGATCTGTTATATTATTCCGTTCTTATCAGGCGCATTCATATTTATTTCGGTGAAGTATATTTTACGTTACAACAGCGAGAAACAAAATACGGTACAACTTCAAAAAGAGAAAGCTGAACTCGAATTGAAAGCCTTGAAATCACAGCTTAATCCCCACTTCCTCTTCAACACACTGAACAACATTTACTCCTTATCTATAGTAAATTCCAGCTATACTTCGGAATCGATCAGCCGGCTTTCCGACATCCTGGACTATGTTTTGTATAAAGGACAGCAGCGGCTGGTGATGATCTCAGATGAACTTAGCATAATTGATGCCTACATTGAACTGGAAAAGCTGCGATATGATGAACGTTTACATATTACCCAATTTCAAAATATTAAATTTCCTAACTTCGTTCCTCCCCTGTTGTATTTGTCGCTGGTTGAAAACGCCTTCAAACATGGGGCAGAAAAAACAAGCGGAAATATCGATATTCGTATTTCGGTAGTAACCGGACACGACCATTCTATTTTTAAAGTTGAAAATTCAGCATTTAAAAAAGATTCCGGTAATAGAGAAAAAACAGGCATAGGATTGAAAAACATAGAGAAACAGCTACAATCCTATTATTCTGATCAATATTCAATGAAAATAACCGATAAAAGCAATTGGTTTGCAATCGAAATAATAATCCCTGGAAATCATGATTAA
- a CDS encoding cytochrome P460 family protein, with the protein MKLKFKIVLGILSLVLLAQLIRPEELHSAKAQQVKRLAGVPEEVAKVLETSCFDCHSSQTSWRWFDRLTPVNFLVASHIRDGRKALDFSQWDSLATPQRNAMLYFALNGMLSKEMPLSSYTALHPAAKLNQNDIDLLRTYLLNNAVSKPASIESNSKGAAQQSVTEVKRSPNGITYLPNYRNWKAISTTERFDNGTIRIIFGNPVAVKAIHEGKTNPWPDGTIFAKTAWKQEQGKDGSVYAGQFIQVEFMVKDVKQYAATKGWGWARWKGENLLPYGKTVKFDSECISCHRPERDHDYVFTTPFDIKDLNKK; encoded by the coding sequence ATGAAACTCAAATTCAAAATCGTACTCGGCATCCTCAGCCTGGTATTGCTGGCGCAGCTGATCAGGCCAGAGGAATTACATTCAGCAAAAGCACAGCAAGTTAAAAGGCTGGCTGGTGTACCGGAAGAAGTGGCAAAGGTATTGGAAACGTCCTGTTTCGATTGCCACTCCTCCCAAACCAGTTGGCGGTGGTTTGACCGGCTCACGCCTGTTAATTTTTTGGTGGCCTCGCATATCCGTGATGGCAGGAAAGCACTCGATTTTTCGCAGTGGGATTCGCTCGCTACCCCGCAACGTAATGCCATGTTGTATTTCGCCTTAAACGGGATGCTTTCAAAAGAAATGCCTTTAAGCAGTTATACAGCACTGCATCCTGCCGCAAAGTTAAATCAGAACGATATAGATTTGCTAAGGACTTATCTGTTAAATAATGCCGTAAGTAAACCCGCCAGTATAGAAAGCAATTCGAAGGGAGCAGCGCAACAATCTGTTACGGAAGTGAAAAGATCGCCAAACGGAATAACTTACCTGCCGAATTACCGCAACTGGAAAGCAATAAGCACTACCGAGCGTTTCGACAATGGCACCATCCGTATCATTTTTGGCAACCCGGTAGCGGTTAAAGCCATACATGAGGGTAAAACAAACCCATGGCCTGATGGAACCATTTTTGCCAAAACCGCATGGAAACAGGAGCAAGGCAAGGACGGAAGCGTTTATGCAGGCCAATTTATTCAGGTGGAGTTTATGGTTAAAGATGTTAAGCAGTATGCCGCTACAAAAGGTTGGGGCTGGGCACGTTGGAAAGGGGAAAACCTTTTGCCTTATGGTAAAACGGTAAAATTTGATTCAGAATGTATCAGTTGCCACAGGCCAGAACGTGATCACGATTATGTATTTACCACACCGTTTGATATTAAGGACTTAAACAAAAAATAA
- a CDS encoding helix-turn-helix domain-containing protein, whose translation MPHPIPKKGSKADLDYLLQLMNMIFPISDVLKQEITEHLVSFEVKKDEVLVEQNSYCHYMYFILKGALMGRTTYNGKKIVTYMSIENEFVSSISGLHGTNVSKEEISAIEDCSIIAIHNDVLQRLFLTQFDINYLFRVMVEKYYMDAQERTHIVRVGSAKERFLYFAQTKPEHMERLPLEYVASLLDMKPLTLINIKKQHELNIVKDKETAEFCIAIERCMAECELFKDKDISLQSLSKYLNFSTHKLSSLLNNQFQQKFIDFVNTYRINHIKAQIAMPGNLQYYTIATLANNAGFSSRSAFYKVFKKMVGMSPVEYARSLAFNS comes from the coding sequence ATGCCTCACCCCATTCCTAAAAAGGGAAGTAAAGCCGATTTAGATTATCTTCTTCAGCTCATGAACATGATATTTCCAATTAGCGACGTGCTGAAACAGGAAATAACTGAACATTTAGTGTCATTTGAGGTTAAAAAAGATGAGGTTTTGGTAGAACAGAATAGTTACTGCCACTACATGTATTTCATTTTGAAAGGGGCCTTAATGGGCCGAACGACGTATAACGGGAAAAAGATTGTCACTTACATGTCGATAGAGAACGAATTTGTAAGTTCTATTTCAGGTCTCCACGGTACCAATGTTTCAAAGGAAGAAATCAGTGCGATTGAAGATTGTTCGATAATAGCCATTCATAATGACGTTTTGCAGCGACTTTTTCTAACTCAGTTTGATATTAATTACTTATTCAGGGTGATGGTTGAGAAATATTATATGGATGCACAGGAACGCACACATATTGTGCGGGTTGGGAGTGCAAAGGAGAGGTTTTTATATTTTGCCCAAACCAAGCCTGAACACATGGAACGTCTGCCTTTAGAATATGTTGCTTCTTTATTGGATATGAAGCCTTTAACACTGATTAATATCAAAAAACAACACGAATTAAACATTGTTAAAGATAAAGAAACAGCAGAGTTTTGCATTGCAATTGAACGGTGTATGGCCGAATGTGAATTGTTTAAGGATAAGGATATCAGTTTGCAGAGTTTGTCAAAATACCTTAATTTTTCTACGCACAAGCTTTCTTCGCTGTTAAACAATCAGTTTCAGCAGAAATTTATTGATTTCGTGAATACATACCGGATTAATCATATCAAAGCACAAATTGCAATGCCAGGTAATTTACAATATTATACCATTGCAACACTTGCTAACAATGCCGGTTTCTCTTCAAGAAGCGCTTTTTACAAAGTATTTAAAAAGATGGTAGGGATGAGTCCGGTTGAGTACGCAAGGAGTTTGGCGTTTAATAGCTAA
- a CDS encoding helix-turn-helix transcriptional regulator, giving the protein MVKPESFKSVEFEFQVIKNYHFLTAFAKHFGTIVEGDKVHLPQWLGAGYIQHISLDGMALFIHNYKLNYDLVLRRQAIANTESITLKFDRSKFLSKYSQQQHDPFFLELTGFEVEIGTCNFNTELKMPADKQINFLIIGTSRSYLTGLLNSESRATISDLVKTQPSFVIYDVILPEMDHIIKEIIRINGATELPMLLYKTRAQELIYHLFKNLYKRPVIAPVNVKQEDAEKIYLVRLAILKNLNSCPLLPELANLSGLGLTKLQKLFVQIFGQSIHQYYQSMRMIQAASLLGSLSVSETAYKLGFTNLSHFTRVFEHHHQLKPKQFKSRLLSESVS; this is encoded by the coding sequence ATGGTAAAACCTGAAAGTTTTAAATCCGTAGAATTTGAATTTCAAGTCATAAAAAACTATCATTTTCTGACTGCTTTCGCCAAACATTTCGGTACGATTGTGGAAGGAGACAAAGTACATCTGCCACAATGGTTGGGAGCGGGGTACATCCAGCATATCAGCCTGGATGGCATGGCCCTGTTTATTCATAACTATAAATTAAACTATGATCTTGTACTCAGGCGGCAGGCCATTGCAAACACCGAAAGTATAACGCTAAAATTTGACCGGTCTAAATTCTTATCAAAATACAGTCAGCAACAACACGATCCTTTCTTTCTTGAATTGACAGGATTTGAAGTAGAGATTGGAACGTGTAACTTTAATACTGAACTAAAGATGCCGGCAGACAAACAAATCAACTTTCTGATCATCGGCACTTCGCGTAGCTACCTGACTGGCTTACTCAATAGCGAAAGTCGCGCTACAATTTCAGATTTGGTTAAAACCCAGCCGTCATTTGTTATTTATGATGTCATTCTTCCCGAAATGGATCATATTATAAAGGAGATCATCAGGATCAATGGCGCTACGGAACTGCCGATGTTACTTTATAAGACAAGAGCACAGGAATTGATTTATCATCTTTTTAAAAACTTATATAAACGCCCGGTTATCGCCCCGGTAAATGTTAAACAGGAAGACGCTGAAAAGATCTATCTTGTCCGTTTGGCGATACTTAAGAATTTGAATAGTTGTCCGCTGCTCCCCGAACTTGCTAATCTGTCTGGTTTAGGTTTAACAAAATTGCAAAAGCTCTTCGTGCAGATCTTTGGACAAAGCATTCATCAATACTACCAGTCCATGAGAATGATCCAGGCAGCAAGCCTTCTTGGCAGCCTGTCTGTATCTGAAACTGCTTATAAACTGGGGTTTACTAACCTTAGCCATTTTACCAGGGTATTTGAACATCATCATCAACTAAAGCCTAAACAATTTAAAAGCCGTTTACTAAGCGAATCTGTTTCATAA
- a CDS encoding cupin domain-containing protein, which produces MPITVDPEGGEILSTVGDNYRVLVSGKQTNGAFATIDMLIPPQSGPGPHSHANFYESFYIVDGEVEVHSEAGSYTATKGSFVVIPEGGVVHYFKNVSDRLAHLLCTVVPAGLEAFFEEIGEPVAAGEFLPPPPMTPDAVKKLQAIAEKHGQIVYPQDYLDKK; this is translated from the coding sequence TTGCCGATAACCGTTGATCCTGAAGGTGGGGAAATATTATCGACCGTAGGCGATAACTATCGCGTATTGGTCTCGGGCAAGCAAACCAATGGTGCATTTGCTACTATCGACATGCTGATCCCTCCGCAAAGCGGACCGGGACCTCATTCTCATGCCAATTTTTACGAATCTTTCTATATCGTTGATGGCGAGGTAGAAGTTCATTCTGAAGCCGGATCTTACACCGCGACAAAGGGTTCATTTGTGGTCATACCTGAAGGCGGTGTGGTGCACTACTTTAAAAACGTAAGTGATAGGTTAGCGCACCTGCTTTGTACAGTTGTGCCTGCCGGTTTAGAGGCGTTTTTTGAAGAAATAGGTGAACCGGTAGCTGCCGGTGAATTTCTTCCACCGCCGCCCATGACACCAGATGCTGTAAAAAAATTGCAGGCCATCGCGGAAAAACATGGGCAAATCGTATACCCGCAAGACTACCTCGACAAAAAGTAA
- a CDS encoding prealbumin-like fold domain-containing protein: protein MKCKIVLLFGLFILALSCKKITNVKLVDGINSGKLSYKLVDDAGKGLAGIKVSLYDAEMSLSTSFPAPNALIVTVSTDQDGVAYFSDLLPKNYLVIADTVIVNKLRYRTNEFIQVVADTDKKKSTKVSDFSGFINLTLISNSDYRTPLRNTGVVAYPVNDLKLNSGNIFDVINSSTLKGITDANGFVSFRVPSDMTFDFIVYNLTNRNLGYGYGNYGVSKDTKNNPTIYSYPF from the coding sequence ATGAAATGTAAAATTGTGCTCCTGTTCGGGCTGTTTATTTTAGCACTCTCCTGTAAGAAGATTACCAACGTTAAATTAGTTGATGGAATAAATTCTGGTAAATTGAGTTATAAACTTGTAGATGATGCAGGGAAAGGTTTAGCTGGTATTAAAGTTTCCTTGTATGATGCAGAAATGAGTTTAAGTACAAGCTTCCCAGCTCCAAATGCATTAATTGTTACGGTAAGTACAGATCAGGACGGCGTAGCTTATTTCTCTGACCTTTTACCTAAAAATTACCTTGTAATTGCAGACACTGTAATTGTCAATAAATTGAGGTACCGTACTAATGAATTTATTCAGGTTGTTGCCGATACAGATAAAAAAAAGAGCACTAAAGTTTCTGATTTTTCAGGCTTTATAAACCTTACACTAATCTCCAATAGCGACTACAGAACTCCCTTAAGAAACACGGGAGTGGTTGCTTATCCAGTTAACGATCTTAAGCTTAATTCGGGTAATATTTTTGATGTGATTAATTCCTCAACCCTTAAGGGGATAACGGATGCTAACGGATTTGTATCGTTTAGAGTGCCTTCTGATATGACTTTCGATTTTATTGTATATAACCTGACAAACCGCAATCTTGGTTATGGATATGGTAATTACGGTGTTTCAAAAGATACTAAAAATAACCCTACAATCTATTCGTATCCGTTTTAA
- a CDS encoding LytTR family DNA-binding domain-containing protein, whose translation MINCIIVDDEPLAVNLLENHISKIEDLKLVARGKNALEAYKLLQNHEVDLMFLDIQMPDLNGIEFLKSLHKRPATIFTTAFREYAIDGFELEAVDYLLKPITFERFFRSVHRILRNMEKIPEDFIVLKAEGFNRKIKINEILYFESSGNDVKVILANDNLTVLKTSISDLETTLRHNGFVRIHRSFLINPNAVTAANHNEILLGQFTVPVGRSYKKQFDDFVNQFFAKGFFSK comes from the coding sequence ATGATTAATTGTATTATCGTAGACGATGAACCTTTAGCCGTTAACCTTTTAGAAAATCACATTTCTAAAATTGAGGACCTGAAGCTTGTTGCCAGGGGAAAAAATGCACTCGAAGCCTATAAGCTGTTACAAAATCACGAAGTAGACCTGATGTTCCTTGACATCCAGATGCCTGACCTCAACGGGATAGAATTTCTAAAATCCCTTCATAAAAGACCCGCAACAATATTTACTACCGCATTTCGCGAATATGCCATAGACGGATTTGAACTTGAAGCAGTAGATTATTTACTGAAGCCCATCACTTTTGAAAGATTTTTTAGATCGGTCCACCGAATATTAAGAAATATGGAAAAGATTCCTGAAGATTTTATTGTGTTAAAGGCAGAGGGTTTTAACAGGAAGATAAAAATAAATGAAATTCTTTATTTTGAGAGCAGTGGAAATGATGTGAAGGTTATTCTTGCCAATGATAACCTGACGGTTTTGAAAACCTCCATTTCTGATCTGGAAACAACTTTACGACATAATGGATTTGTCAGGATCCACCGTTCTTTCCTGATCAACCCAAATGCTGTCACTGCTGCGAATCACAACGAAATACTCCTGGGTCAATTTACGGTTCCCGTAGGGAGGAGTTACAAAAAGCAATTTGATGATTTTGTTAATCAGTTTTTTGCAAAAGGATTTTTCAGCAAATAA
- a CDS encoding acyltransferase: MSKERFNGLDHLRAIAIVLVLLYHYRMFEHPQWIETIGWVGWTGVDLFFVLSGFLISSQLFREIRAHQKIQLGIFMTKRFFRIIPPYAFTLFLYFSISFFRERENLPPLWKFISFTQNYGLDVFNYGTFSHAWSLCIEEQFYLFLPLLLLFLLRVKAISHIQLIIPLLILISITLRYFSWTEYVFPDINTADFWRTWYMKIYYPTHTRLDGLAIGVLIGYLFSFSQKFRAAVDRYGNSLLLIGMLAVGFSLWFCKDQVSENTSFFGFTLVAISYGILVLGSISKSSVLSKRKYRITSQLAALSYSIYLSHKGIIHMVQWLLKKGDISISGNVALLICFTACIITGLFYRLAIEKPSDQVKNLVLNNKK, encoded by the coding sequence ATGAGTAAAGAAAGATTTAATGGACTGGACCACCTTCGGGCCATCGCAATTGTACTCGTACTTCTGTATCACTACAGGATGTTTGAGCATCCGCAATGGATTGAAACGATCGGCTGGGTCGGTTGGACCGGGGTTGACCTTTTTTTCGTATTAAGTGGTTTTTTAATTTCCAGCCAACTGTTCAGGGAGATCAGAGCGCATCAAAAAATTCAATTGGGGATATTTATGACTAAACGGTTTTTCCGGATTATCCCACCTTATGCATTTACTTTATTTCTGTACTTCAGTATATCCTTTTTCAGGGAAAGAGAAAATTTACCACCATTGTGGAAGTTCATCTCATTTACTCAAAATTATGGCCTGGATGTTTTTAATTATGGTACTTTTTCTCATGCCTGGTCCCTATGCATTGAAGAGCAATTCTATCTGTTTTTGCCCTTGTTGCTGTTATTTCTGCTAAGAGTAAAGGCAATTAGCCATATCCAATTGATCATCCCGTTATTGATCCTAATTTCCATTACTTTGCGCTATTTCTCCTGGACCGAATATGTTTTTCCAGATATCAATACCGCGGATTTTTGGAGGACGTGGTATATGAAAATCTATTATCCGACCCATACAAGGCTTGATGGATTGGCAATTGGCGTATTGATTGGTTATCTGTTCAGTTTTTCTCAGAAGTTTAGGGCTGCGGTTGACCGTTACGGAAATTCCCTGCTACTCATCGGAATGCTGGCGGTAGGTTTTTCGCTGTGGTTTTGCAAAGACCAGGTCTCTGAAAATACCTCTTTTTTTGGTTTTACATTAGTAGCCATCAGCTATGGCATTCTGGTGCTGGGTTCAATTTCGAAATCATCTGTTTTAAGCAAGCGGAAATATCGTATCACTTCTCAACTGGCAGCACTTTCTTATTCCATTTATCTTTCACACAAGGGGATCATCCACATGGTACAGTGGTTACTTAAAAAAGGGGATATTTCTATATCAGGAAATGTTGCTCTTCTTATCTGTTTTACGGCATGTATCATTACAGGATTATTTTATCGTTTGGCCATCGAAAAACCATCTGATCAAGTTAAAAATCTAGTATTAAACAACAAAAAATAA